Part of the Amia ocellicauda isolate fAmiCal2 chromosome 18, fAmiCal2.hap1, whole genome shotgun sequence genome, TTTTACCTGTAGCCAGCATACTACCCACTGATAGCATTAAGGATAGGTAGTATAGTTCAGGAGTTGTTTTTgcctaaaataaaaaagtaaaatgcttAAATGAAATTATGACATTTGAGAATTGCAATGTTTAGTTTGTTAGTTTATTCTATTGTTCAGGTAGGCCCTAGTATTTTCATTGTTTGGATTCAAACAAGTTTCCTTTGAGAAAGATATGTGATGCAATGAAACCTTGGGAAGCGGATTAGACATTTCCATTCTTGGGTTGGTGTGCGTGCGTGCCTGCCTgcctacgtgtgtgtgtgtacgtacaTACACAGGACTTCTATCATGGAGACACTGACTCCTATTGCATACTACACCATGTAAACAGGCGTTTGTATACAGAGTTCCCCAATCTTATCAGCAGACACTATACCTTTATTGTACAGCCTTAACCTTTGTAACATGGACACTAAGGGCTGGCGTCACAGACCCACATTAGCACAGGTCTTAAACAAcctaatgttattttaggtctGGCAATTCAAGACTAGAACTAATCTAGGTCTGTGAAAGCAGAAGTGTATGTATTATACACACTGTACCTCATTAAGATAATGTGTATAATTTGCACATATCATTTGCAATTTGCGTACATGTTGCCTTTGAGAGGAAACGGGGCCGTGTACAACGTTGCTGTGGTCTGCGACTGCAGGCCCTGGCTCACTTACACACGGAGCTGCGCTGGCAGTGAGGACAGTGGTGCACAACCCCGCCGTGAAGGAAGCCACTCCGAAAGCATGGAAAGCTGCTTTAAGGGCCTGAGGGATAGGATCCTTTAGCGTTAGCACCACCGCAAACCCTAGATCAGTAGTACTGTGTTAATGCGCATAGTAAGTCACAGGTACAGCTTGTTAAAACAGAGTGGGGGCATTGCGGGAtctttctacacacacacacacacacacacacacacacagagcatgtAGTATGGTACTTAGGGGTTAGTCAATTAGCCACTTAGTCTAGTTTAGGTATTCCATTTTAGTGTACAGTAGCACTGCAGCTCCTCCCTCCCTGCCATCTTACCTGATGCCATGAATGTGAGGGCTATAGAACATGTCAGGTTACCCAGAAGAGGTTGTTGGCAGAATCGGGCTGATTTGGGTCTGATCAGGAAACAGGAAAGGGGAAAAAGTTATATACTGGAGCTGAAGTGTTGCATTTAGAAATAATGACTTAAGTACCAGGAATACCTTGTACAGCCCCCCCTCAACAGAATTAAAATTTGGACTTTtatacagattttattttgtaacattCCATTATCTGCAGGTAATTTTTAGCTCCCCTAAAGTTTAAATGCAATGTGTAATTTAAGCATATCTTttacgttattattattagaacctgttttttttcttctaaacatTGGGGAATGTTCTTTAAGGTGTAATAAACTTGAGTACGCTTACCTTATTAGAACGTATAGTTGAGGGACAAGAACGATCGTCACAAAAGTCACCACAATAATTTGACTATAAAtgaaaggggggaaaaatagTACATCTTAATTATATCCTGTGTTGCACAACTTGTAGTTAAAAAGATCACCCACACAATTCAGACTGGGAGTCATGcgttataaaattaaaatgcttCAACACACTCCACAACAACACAGTCAGTACAAAGTGAGCATGCATTTTAAAGTTCAATTTGCAAAATCTGCaagtctgtgtctctctctgtgctggagATGGCACTGACAGCACACAGACATATCTAAGGAAAGCTATAGGTagctatttttcttatttcttatgaAAGTAAACTAGTCAAACTAACTACCTAAGAAGGAAGTTCTGTCTTAATATGTATGATTTTGAGAACCAAACATCACACTGTGCATCACAATGAACTTACAATTTCAGCCTATCGTGTTTAGGAAGCCACCTGCTCAAGTGATGAGCAGTGTGGGCCAGACAGTAATGCAGCATTTTCCTTGCTTAGTTAGGCTGAGTCTGCCAAAACATACAAATCTGTAAAAGTGGCAGATAAAGAGGACGATTCAACAATGGGTCAAGTGCATGGACAGAATTCTTAATCTGGAAGTCTTTCAGAGGGCTCCTTTTGCCAATACATGCTCGCCGCTGCTATTGTTTGATTGCTTTTTATGCATTTTCCATTCGTTATGCATTGCGCAATGATACAAAATCCCTAACAATTTAAGTCTGCAAGGTGTGCTTACACAGCTTGAAAATGGTGTAATCTTGGACGATAACTTAGCATGATCCGGGTCCTATTACATTGCAAGCTGCGTCGCACTCGCAATACCACCACCCCTCCCCCAGCTGCATGTCTTCAGGCAGACTTTAACACATCGATGCCCATTGCTGGCTTTCAGCAGATGCACTTTACGAAGTCGCCACTGTATTGTTAACATGTATAGAGCCTAGTTTTTAACTCTGTGTTAAAAC contains:
- the LOC136714048 gene encoding uncharacterized protein LOC136714048 — translated: MLHYCLAHTAHHLSRWLPKHDRLKFQIIVVTFVTIVLVPQLYVLIRPKSARFCQQPLLGNLTCSIALTFMASGFAVVLTLKDPIPQALKAAFHAFGVASFTAGLCTTVLTASAAPCAKTTPELYYLSLMLSVGSMLATGFFLAMGGFWAANQLCPGSVLNLRSRTGVCLEPVSSCSCLWHI